One genomic region from Frateuria soli encodes:
- the ssb gene encoding single-stranded DNA-binding protein: MARGINKVIIVGNLGADPEVRYTGGGTAVCSLSVATSEQWTDKQSGERQERTEWHRVKLFGKLAEIAGEYLKKGRQVYIEGSLRTDKYTDKSGVEKYSTDIIANDMQMLGGMGGEGGGGGGGGGGFRERPQGGGQRQGGGYGGGQSRGGNDHGNAPRQNAPAPAESSGGFDDDDIPF; encoded by the coding sequence ATGGCACGCGGCATCAACAAGGTCATCATCGTCGGCAATCTGGGCGCCGATCCGGAGGTGCGCTACACCGGCGGCGGCACCGCCGTGTGCAGCCTCAGCGTGGCCACCTCCGAGCAGTGGACCGACAAGCAGTCCGGCGAGCGCCAGGAGCGCACCGAGTGGCACCGCGTGAAGCTGTTCGGCAAGCTGGCGGAGATCGCCGGCGAGTACCTGAAGAAGGGCCGGCAGGTCTACATCGAGGGCTCGTTGCGCACCGACAAGTACACCGACAAGAGCGGCGTGGAGAAGTACTCCACCGACATCATCGCCAACGACATGCAGATGCTCGGCGGTATGGGCGGTGAAGGTGGCGGCGGTGGCGGTGGCGGTGGCGGGTTTCGCGAGCGCCCGCAGGGCGGCGGCCAGCGCCAGGGCGGCGGCTACGGCGGCGGCCAGTCCCGTGGCGGCAACGACCACGGCAACGCCCCGCGCCAGAATGCCCCTGCGCCGGCCGAGAGCAGCGGCGGCTTCGACGATGACGACATTCCGTTCTGA